A window of Flavobacteriales bacterium contains these coding sequences:
- a CDS encoding glycosyltransferase produces MSKKNVGIVLDKEFYSDIRVRKEADILVKNGFNVFVLCFSFKNYDYSNVQPIEVTSIKLSKKLKNILFFLFQRIPIYEYLWSKKIRQFILENSIDTIHAHDLYMSKCAHKAIKSSKKEVELILDLHENYPVAVNSYNWTKGSLRGFLANTSIWFKKEKEYLSYADKIIVLSENFKNSLIERYNFLKSETIYSFDNSIDLKKFESFSIKILPKTKNRTTLFYFGVIGQRRGIFTLFSVFQKAIEIGLKIDLLLIGPIDKADVKTFKEWIANPSIKEYVNHIPWIDLSELPSYLNSIDICVCPLIKNAQHESGIANKIFQYLFGAKAIIASDCLPQQQLIENYNCGLVYTNEDEFLACIEQLVNDESLRKEMGENGKKMLYHNYDNQKQDNTLIQIFR; encoded by the coding sequence ATGTCCAAAAAAAATGTCGGTATTGTTTTAGATAAAGAATTTTACTCTGATATTAGAGTAAGAAAAGAAGCCGACATCTTGGTGAAAAATGGTTTTAATGTATTTGTGTTGTGCTTTAGTTTCAAAAATTACGACTACAGCAATGTACAGCCTATTGAAGTAACTAGCATTAAGCTGAGTAAAAAATTAAAAAATATTTTATTTTTTCTTTTTCAAAGAATACCCATATACGAGTACCTATGGTCTAAGAAAATACGTCAGTTTATTCTAGAAAATTCCATTGACACAATTCATGCACACGATTTATACATGTCAAAATGTGCTCATAAAGCCATTAAATCTTCAAAAAAAGAGGTAGAGCTAATTCTAGATTTGCACGAAAATTACCCAGTTGCTGTCAACTCCTATAACTGGACAAAAGGTTCGCTAAGAGGGTTTTTAGCAAATACTTCTATTTGGTTTAAAAAAGAAAAAGAGTATTTATCCTATGCCGATAAAATCATTGTATTATCGGAAAATTTTAAAAACTCCCTAATTGAAAGATATAATTTCTTGAAATCTGAAACTATTTACTCTTTTGACAATTCTATTGATTTAAAAAAATTCGAGTCATTTTCTATCAAAATATTACCTAAAACAAAGAATAGAACAACTCTTTTTTACTTCGGTGTTATCGGTCAAAGAAGAGGTATTTTTACGTTGTTTTCAGTGTTTCAGAAGGCCATAGAAATAGGTTTAAAAATTGACCTTCTTTTGATTGGGCCTATTGATAAAGCTGACGTAAAGACTTTTAAAGAATGGATTGCTAATCCTTCTATTAAAGAATACGTCAATCACATTCCTTGGATTGATTTATCGGAACTCCCCTCCTATCTTAACAGCATTGATATTTGCGTATGCCCTCTTATCAAAAATGCACAACACGAATCTGGAATAGCCAACAAAATATTCCAATACTTATTCGGTGCAAAAGCAATCATAGCATCTGATTGTCTGCCACAACAACAACTTATAGAAAATTATAATTGTGGCTTGGTTTATACTAATGAAGATGAGTTTTTAGCATGTATAGAACAACTTGTTAATGATGAATCGTTGCGAAAAGAAATGGGT